In Gopherus flavomarginatus isolate rGopFla2 chromosome 1, rGopFla2.mat.asm, whole genome shotgun sequence, a single genomic region encodes these proteins:
- the LRIG3 gene encoding leucine-rich repeats and immunoglobulin-like domains protein 3 isoform X2: MEPGVFDSLSSTLQVLKLNRNKISVIPQKMFKLSHLQHLELNRNKIKKIDGLTFQGLTALKSLKMQRNGVNRLMDGAFWGLTNMEVLQLDHNNLTEITKGWLYGLLMLQQLHLSQNAISRISPDAWEFCQKLSELDLKNNEISWTIEDMNGAFSGLDKLRILILQGNRIRSITKKAFSGLDALEHLDLSNNAIMSVQGNAFSQMKKLEELHLNTSSLLCDCQLKWLPQWISENNFQSFVNASCAHPPLLKGRSIFAVSPDEFVCDDFPKPQITVQPETQSAIKGSNLSFVCSAASSSDSPMTFAWKKDNELLHDAEMENYAHLRARGGEVMEYTTILRLRNVEFSNEGKYQCVISNHFGSSYSVKAKLTVNMLPSFTKMPMDLSIRAGATARLECAAVGHPVPQIAWQKDGGTDFPAARKRRMHVMPEDDVFFIVDVKIEDTGVYSCTAQNTAGSISANATLTVLETPSFLRPLLDRTVTKGETAVLQCIAGGSPPPRLNWTKDDSPLVVTERHFFAAGNQLLIIVDTDIEDAGKYTCEMSNTLGTERGNIRLNVIPTPTCDSPQNIAPSLDDDGWATVGVVIIAVVCCVVGTSLVWVVIIYHTRRRNEDCSITNTDETNLPADIPSYLSSQGTLAERQDGYGSSENGSHHQFITSSMGGYFLQQRDSNGICHLDNGSETDLEVVTDPFLCHYLGTSGTVYLKGNAYGSDAFEAYHTSCSPDQRTVCMDPCDSSYLKKKERYPYSLGTLSHSPEDPFDQYIGSIGMQAASNKLLNSTYMPNEGIGVKSLSLNSDIFDLNRNQESSSITTSSTFMGTFGKSLWRPQLDSFSSCRLPASCQPKTFHNNNPQASLDFDSEAEEDGKDRTVSHEENSICTYKQAFENFRTPTFQSYDLNT; the protein is encoded by the exons ATGGAGCCAGGTGTCTTTGACAGTTTGTCTAGCACACTTCAAGTATTGAAactgaacaggaacaaaatttcaGTCATCCCTCAAAAGATGTTTAAACTGTCCCATCTGCAGCACCT GGAGCTGAAtcgcaacaaaataaaaaaaatagatggGCTTACTTTCCAAGGACTTACTGCTTTGAAATCACTAAAAATGCAACGAAATGGGGTAAATAGACTCATGGATGGAGCTTTCTGGGGATTAACCAACATGGAAGTTTT GCAGCTGGACCATAACAACCTAACCGAGATTACCAAAGGCTGGCTTTATGGCTTGCTGATGTTACAGCAGCTCCATCTCAGCCAAAACGCCATCAGCAGGATCAGCCCCGATGCCTGGGAATTTTGCCAGAAACTCAGCGAGCT GGATCTGAAGAACAATGAAATCTCATGGACTATTGAAGATATGAATGGTGCATTCTCTGGACTTGACAAACTTAGAATATT GATACTCCAAGGAAACAGGATTAGGTCCATTACAAAGAAAGCATTTTCTGGTTTGGATGCACTTGAACACCT agATCTAAGTAATAATGCAATCATGTCAGTACAAGGAAATGCATTTTCGCAAATGAAGAAACTTGAAGAATT gcacttaaatacatcAAGTCTTTTGTGTGACTGCCAGCTAAAATGGCTACCACAGTGGATATCAGAAAACAACTTTCAGAGCTTTGTGAATGCCAGTTGTGCCCATCCTCCACTGCTAAAAGGCAGAAGTATCTTTGCTGTTAGCCCAGATGAGTTTGTGTGCG ATGATTTTCCTAAACCACAGATCACTGTCCAGCCAGAAACCCAGTCAGCAATCAAAGGCTCCAATTTGAGTTTCGTATGttcagcagccagcagcagtgaTTCCCCTATGACGTTTGCATGGAAAAAGGACAATGAATTACTGCATGATGCTGAAATGGAGAATTATGCACATCTCCGGGCACGGGGTGGTGAAGTGATGGAATACACTACCATACTTCGGCTACGCAATGTTGAATTCAGCAATGAGGGAAAATACCAGTGTGTTATTTCAAATCACTTTGGTTCATCCTACTCTGTCAAAGCCAAGCTTACAGTTAACA tGCTGCCATCATTTACAAAGATGCCCATGGACCTAAGCATTCGTGCTGGGGCAACGGCACGATTAGAATGTGCTGCAGTTGGTCATCCAGTACCGCAGATTGCTTGGCAGAAAGATGGTGGCACAGACTTTCCTGCAGCACGCAAGAGACGTATGCATGTCATGCCAGAAGATGATGTATTCTTTATTGTTGATGTAAAAATTGAGGACACTGGAGTTTATAGCTGTACAGCTCAAAACACTGCTGGGAGCATTTCAGCTAATGCAACACTGACAGTACTAG aaacacCATCATTTTTGCGGCCCTTGCTAGACCGAACAGTAACAAAAGGTGAAACTGCAGTCTTGCAGTGCATTGCTGGTGGTAGCCCTCCGCCTCGGTTGAACTGGACTAAGGATGACAGCCCATTGGTGGTAACAGAAAGGCACTTCTTTGCGGCAGGCAACCAGTTACTGATTATTGTGGACACAGATATTGAAGATGCTGGGAAATACACTTGTGAAATGTCTAATACGCTTGGAACAGAGAGAGGCAACATTCGTCTAAATGTAATTCCTACTCCCACCTGTGATTCTCCTCAAAACATTGCTCCATCGTTGGATGATGACGGATGGGCCACAGTTGGCGTAGTGATCATAGCGGTGGTTTGCTGTGTGGTGGGCACTTCCCTTGTGTGGGTGGTCATCATATACCACACAAGGAGAAGAAATGAAGATTGCAGCATCACAAATACAG ATGAGACAAACTTGCCTGCTGACATTCCAAGTTACCTGTCATCCCAGGGAACATTAGCTGAAAGGCAGGACGGGTATGGGTCATCAGAAAATGGAAGTCATCATCAGTTCATAACTTCTTCAATGGGGGGATATTTTTTACAGCAGAGAGATAGTAATG GCATTTGTCATCTAGATAATGGCAGTGAAACAGACCTGGAGGTGGTTACAGATCCATTCTTATGCCACTATTTGGGGACTTCAGGGACTGTATATTTAAAAGGGAATGCTTATGGCTCTGACGCTTTTGAAGCATACCATACAA GCTGCAGTCCTGACCAAAGAACAGTGTGCATGGACCCCTGTGACTCTAGTTACTTAAAGAAAAAGGAACGTTATCCGTATTCACTTGGAACATTATCACATTCACCAGAAGATCCCTTTGACCAGTATATTGGCAGCATTGGAATGCAAGCTGCAAGTAACAAATTGCTTAACTCTACTTACATGCCAAATGAAGGAATTGGAGTGAAAAGCTTGAGTCTAAACTCAGACATCTTTGATTTGAACAGAAATCAGGAATCATCCTCTATTACCACTAGTAGCACTTTCATGG GAACATTTGGAAAGTCTCTATGGAGGCCTCAACTAGACTCTTTTTCGAGCTGTAGGCTGCCAGCAAGTTGTCAACCAAAAACCTTCCATAATAATAATCCTCAAGCCTCATTGGACTTTGACTCAGAGGCAGAGGAAGATGGAAAGGACAGGACAGTTTCTCATGAGGAAAACAGCATTTGTACTTACAAACAGGCCTTTGAAAACTTTAGGACTCCTACTTTCCAGTCTTATGACCTGAACACATAG